GATAAAAACACGTAGTGATGATCTGCGAGATGATGAAGATAAGCTTCATTCTAAGCGTCCGGTGGTTATGTTAAATATTTGTTTTGATGGCGTTGTCTATCCAACTGAAGTTAACTTAACCGATCGTTCTCGTTTCATTTATCCTCTTTTGCTTGGTAGCTCTGCATTAGTTCAATTTAAAGCGATGGTCGACCCTAGTCTAAAATATCAATCAACAATGACTAAATGTGAATTTTAATTATAAATAGGTAAATACTTATATGCGTTCTTTAACTCTGCACCTAAA
The genomic region above belongs to Orbaceae bacterium lpD02 and contains:
- a CDS encoding RimK/LysX family protein, with the translated sequence MLNVQAKNVFGLYEKVRLVEIDGLIIKAKLDTGALTSSFGATDIHFFDRDGKEWVRFKPQIEGRDSAFIEKPLIRHSKIKTRSDDLRDDEDKLHSKRPVVMLNICFDGVVYPTEVNLTDRSRFIYPLLLGSSALVQFKAMVDPSLKYQSTMTKCEF